One segment of Candidatus Anoxymicrobium japonicum DNA contains the following:
- a CDS encoding glycerate kinase, with translation MRVVIAPDKFKGSLSASEAARAMAQGVLIAVPEAEVDICPMADGGEGTVEVIASVAGAELREAKVRGPLPGQEVVARWAYVPSGDFTRSGEAGEDFHELGSAAKPTAVIEMAQASGLSLVLPEERDPMVATTFGTGELILEALDAGCAQVIVGAGGSATVDGGTGMAAALGYRFLDAKGREVPPGGAALETVNKIDASGRDPRVARTRFFVASDVDSPLTGPRGAARVFGPQKGATPEQVASLDRGLNNLGRIIGERGVNVLDLPGAGAAGGLGGGLVAFCGASIVSGAQAVAEAVGLPAKVAGADLVLTGEGSYDSQTARGKAPAYVAAIAREAGVPVVVVAGRVEVDEKESAIPAFCVVPGPMSLEDAMKDAGLLVKTGTARLLRLPGLL, from the coding sequence ATGCGTGTCGTGATTGCGCCGGATAAATTCAAAGGCAGCTTGAGCGCGTCCGAAGCCGCGCGGGCAATGGCGCAAGGGGTGTTGATCGCTGTCCCTGAGGCCGAGGTGGATATATGCCCGATGGCTGACGGCGGCGAAGGAACCGTGGAGGTTATCGCGTCGGTCGCGGGGGCGGAACTGCGGGAAGCGAAGGTCAGAGGCCCCCTGCCGGGGCAGGAGGTTGTCGCTCGTTGGGCGTACGTCCCGTCAGGCGACTTTACGCGCTCGGGCGAGGCGGGGGAAGATTTCCACGAGCTCGGGAGCGCTGCTAAACCCACGGCTGTCATCGAGATGGCGCAGGCCTCGGGCCTTTCTCTTGTCCTCCCGGAAGAACGCGATCCTATGGTTGCGACAACGTTTGGCACAGGAGAACTCATCTTAGAAGCGCTCGACGCCGGATGCGCTCAAGTGATCGTCGGCGCGGGCGGAAGCGCCACCGTCGATGGCGGCACAGGGATGGCGGCGGCGCTTGGCTACCGGTTCCTCGACGCGAAAGGCCGGGAGGTCCCACCGGGAGGCGCCGCGCTCGAGACCGTCAACAAAATCGACGCGTCCGGTCGCGACCCGAGAGTGGCGCGGACGCGTTTCTTTGTGGCGTCTGATGTCGATAGTCCGCTTACGGGGCCGCGCGGGGCCGCGCGCGTCTTCGGTCCTCAAAAAGGAGCGACGCCTGAGCAGGTTGCCTCGCTCGATCGCGGGCTGAACAACCTCGGCCGCATTATCGGGGAGAGAGGGGTGAACGTCCTCGACCTTCCCGGCGCCGGCGCCGCGGGCGGGCTGGGCGGGGGGCTCGTGGCTTTCTGCGGCGCTTCTATCGTAAGCGGCGCGCAGGCAGTCGCGGAGGCGGTGGGGCTGCCCGCGAAGGTGGCGGGCGCCGACCTCGTTCTCACCGGAGAGGGAAGCTATGACAGCCAGACCGCCCGCGGCAAGGCGCCCGCGTATGTAGCCGCAATCGCCAGGGAAGCGGGCGTGCCCGTGGTGGTCGTGGCTGGAAGAGTGGAGGTGGACGAGAAAGAAAGCGCGATTCCCGCGTTCTGTGTAGTTCCGGGCCCGATGAGCCTCGAGGACGCCATGAAAGACGCCGGCTTGCTGGTCAAAACCGGCACGGCCAGGCTGCTCCGCCTCCCTGGCTTACTCTGA
- a CDS encoding UDP-N-acetylglucosamine 2-epimerase (non-hydrolyzing), translating into MKIGIVFGTRPEIIKLSVLIKLAERAHHVELETIHTGQHYSYNLSARFLEDLDLPRISENIEVGSTERLEQIRKITRDLEPLFSKSKNRPDVVVVQGDTNSVLAGAIAARNAGIPCAHVEAGLRCFDPEMIEEINRKETDRICDLRFAVNAVSVQNLANEGISDGSVMEVGNTIVEVICENLEISSRRYGVLAELGLEPDGYVLITIHRKENVDDEKRLSALISAWERIELPMLYTIHPHAMERVVEFELLRRLEAIENLKVVEPLSYWDFLELSRNSRMIISDSGGIQEECTVYKRPVIVARDSTERPEIIGSFGEIVGNDQERIIAEVARLDRDFNEIIERLSGLPSPYGDGKASERILDALLETYG; encoded by the coding sequence GTGAAGATAGGGATAGTTTTCGGAACCCGGCCGGAGATCATAAAACTCTCGGTACTGATAAAGCTTGCTGAGCGCGCTCACCACGTGGAACTCGAGACCATACACACCGGCCAGCATTACTCGTACAACCTTTCCGCGCGATTCTTAGAGGATCTCGACCTGCCGCGGATCAGTGAAAACATAGAGGTCGGCTCAACGGAGAGGCTCGAACAGATCCGGAAGATTACGCGCGATCTCGAGCCCCTTTTCTCTAAAAGTAAAAACAGGCCGGACGTGGTTGTCGTCCAGGGAGACACCAACTCTGTTCTTGCCGGAGCGATAGCGGCCCGCAATGCCGGTATTCCATGCGCGCATGTGGAGGCTGGGTTGAGGTGCTTTGACCCGGAAATGATCGAGGAGATAAACAGGAAGGAAACCGACCGGATCTGCGACCTGAGGTTCGCGGTCAACGCGGTCTCGGTTCAAAATCTCGCAAACGAAGGGATCAGTGACGGTTCTGTCATGGAGGTCGGCAACACTATCGTAGAGGTCATCTGCGAAAACCTCGAGATATCCAGCCGGCGATATGGCGTTCTCGCGGAACTCGGACTCGAACCGGATGGCTACGTCCTTATTACCATCCACCGAAAAGAAAATGTGGACGATGAGAAGAGGCTCAGCGCCCTCATATCGGCGTGGGAAAGGATCGAGTTGCCGATGTTGTACACGATACACCCGCATGCCATGGAGCGCGTCGTTGAGTTCGAGCTGCTCCGCCGGCTGGAGGCGATCGAGAACCTGAAAGTGGTGGAACCATTGTCGTACTGGGATTTTCTCGAGCTCTCGCGAAACAGCCGCATGATAATAAGCGATTCGGGCGGCATTCAGGAGGAGTGCACCGTGTATAAGAGGCCGGTAATAGTGGCGCGGGATTCCACGGAGAGGCCCGAGATTATCGGAAGTTTTGGTGAGATTGTTGGCAACGACCAGGAGCGCATCATTGCCGAGGTGGCGCGTTTGGACCGCGACTTCAATGAGATAATCGAGAGGCTCTCGGGTTTGCCATCCCCTTATGGAGACGGGAAGGCCAGCGAGCGAATCCTGGACGCCCTCCTGGAAACGTACGGATGA
- a CDS encoding CoB--CoM heterodisulfide reductase subunit B, with translation MAKADVTEYTLFLGCMIPLRHPQIEAAARKALSNVGVKVIDVDGFSCCPEPWNVKGASLEEWLAVAMRNLAIGEKTGRDMLVLCNGCYATLTEAARIARDGSDAKEAAAKKLSALNLSYKGKSRARHVASVLFDIGPSTVASSVKKPLAGMKVAVHYGCHLLRPADVTGFDDPFKPSKLEALVEALGAQTVRYSGYTNCCGRATRDSDASLRMANDKIESMKGAGAECVVTVCPACFEQFDLGQIEIKRLLGREHNLPVFHYLQLLALAQGEDASSLGLKRHHVNVEPALSRIKT, from the coding sequence ATGGCTAAAGCCGACGTCACAGAGTACACGCTGTTTTTAGGATGCATGATCCCGTTGCGGCACCCGCAAATCGAGGCCGCCGCGAGAAAGGCCCTGTCCAACGTCGGCGTTAAAGTCATCGACGTTGATGGCTTCTCCTGTTGCCCGGAGCCGTGGAACGTGAAAGGCGCCAGCCTCGAGGAGTGGCTGGCTGTCGCCATGCGCAACCTCGCGATCGGCGAGAAGACCGGGCGCGACATGCTCGTCCTGTGCAACGGTTGTTACGCGACCCTGACAGAGGCGGCGCGTATCGCGCGCGACGGAAGCGACGCGAAGGAGGCGGCCGCGAAAAAGCTCTCGGCGCTCAATCTTTCATACAAAGGAAAAAGCAGGGCGCGTCACGTCGCGTCCGTCCTTTTTGATATTGGCCCTTCGACGGTGGCGTCCTCCGTAAAGAAACCTCTGGCAGGCATGAAGGTCGCCGTCCACTACGGCTGTCACCTCCTGAGGCCCGCCGACGTCACCGGCTTCGACGACCCCTTCAAGCCCTCAAAGCTCGAAGCGCTGGTGGAAGCCCTTGGCGCCCAGACCGTGCGCTACTCCGGCTACACAAACTGTTGCGGCAGGGCGACCCGCGATAGTGACGCGTCGCTCAGAATGGCAAACGACAAGATCGAATCGATGAAAGGCGCCGGGGCCGAGTGCGTGGTCACGGTTTGCCCTGCGTGCTTCGAGCAGTTTGATCTCGGGCAAATCGAAATCAAGCGCCTGCTCGGCCGTGAGCACAATCTCCCTGTGTTTCATTATCTCCAGTTGCTCGCGCTCGCCCAGGGCGAGGACGCCTCCTCGCTCGGGTTGAAAAGACATCACGTGAATGTCGAACCGGCGCTTTCCAGAATCAAGACATAA
- a CDS encoding pyruvate synthase, protein MTEIRWHGRGGQGAVASAEMLALAAIEEGKAAQAFPSFGPERRGAPVMAFTRISDDYIWLRTGVTEPDVVVVLDPSIMGVVDVTSGLKAGGVIVTNTSSTAARLTEKHNLKHKLYVIDANKVAIEEIGRPITNTAMMGALVKATNLIELASVEKQIEQKFPAIAEKNIKALKRAYAETESQGDGRG, encoded by the coding sequence ATGACGGAGATCAGATGGCACGGCCGGGGTGGCCAGGGCGCGGTAGCGTCCGCTGAGATGCTCGCGCTCGCGGCGATAGAAGAGGGCAAGGCCGCGCAGGCTTTTCCTTCGTTCGGCCCCGAGAGGCGTGGCGCGCCGGTCATGGCTTTCACCAGAATATCTGACGACTACATCTGGCTGCGCACGGGCGTCACCGAGCCGGATGTGGTAGTTGTCCTGGATCCCAGCATCATGGGCGTGGTGGACGTGACTTCCGGCTTGAAAGCGGGCGGCGTCATCGTCACGAACACCTCCTCCACCGCGGCGCGTCTCACTGAAAAACACAACCTCAAGCACAAGCTATACGTCATCGACGCCAATAAGGTGGCCATCGAGGAGATCGGCCGTCCTATAACAAACACCGCCATGATGGGCGCACTCGTCAAAGCCACAAACCTTATCGAACTCGCGTCTGTCGAGAAGCAGATAGAGCAAAAATTCCCCGCTATCGCCGAGAAAAACATCAAGGCGCTCAAGCGGGCATACGCTGAAACCGAGTCGCAAGGAGACGGGCGTGGCTGA
- the porA gene encoding pyruvate ferredoxin oxidoreductase codes for MGKRTGIEVSLAISESVKLARVDAIAAYPITPQTHIVEELAQMVADGDLDAEFIMVESEHSALSACCGIAAVGARAYTATSSQGLALMHEILFIASGLRLPIAMTVANRALSAPLSIWGDHSDIMAERDCGWVQLFAETGQEAFDLTICSFKIAEDARVLLPIVVNIDGFTLSHVIEPLEIESQEDVDAFLPAFEPSDILDPASPVSIGPVGFPELYTEIRKQHDSALRGAYDVTLEVFNQFEKQFGRAYAPVEEYRSSDAEILINIAGSTAGTARMAVDKMRDEGKKVGVIRPRLWRPYPLSDMRDAVKGAKAVAVVDRALSPGGGPGGPIASELRACLYPLAEKPAVISFIAGLGGRDITVEDFCAIVEETEMSLESGRVDEYKMIGVRE; via the coding sequence ATGGGCAAGCGCACCGGGATCGAGGTCTCCCTCGCCATCAGTGAATCGGTCAAGCTCGCGAGGGTTGACGCTATCGCGGCCTATCCCATAACCCCGCAGACGCACATCGTCGAAGAGCTCGCGCAGATGGTCGCGGACGGCGACCTGGACGCCGAGTTCATCATGGTCGAGTCCGAGCACTCCGCGCTCTCCGCCTGCTGCGGAATCGCGGCCGTCGGCGCGCGCGCCTACACCGCGACTTCCAGCCAGGGACTCGCTCTCATGCATGAGATCCTTTTCATAGCGTCGGGGTTGCGCCTGCCAATTGCTATGACTGTCGCAAACCGCGCGCTTTCCGCGCCGCTGTCTATCTGGGGCGACCATAGCGACATCATGGCCGAGCGCGACTGCGGGTGGGTACAGTTGTTCGCGGAAACTGGCCAGGAGGCTTTTGATCTCACGATCTGCTCGTTCAAAATCGCCGAGGACGCGCGTGTCCTCCTTCCAATCGTAGTAAATATAGACGGATTTACACTCTCACACGTGATCGAACCGCTCGAGATAGAGAGCCAGGAGGACGTGGACGCGTTCCTCCCCGCGTTCGAGCCCTCGGACATCCTCGACCCCGCGAGTCCTGTATCGATAGGACCTGTCGGATTCCCTGAGCTTTACACTGAGATCAGAAAGCAGCATGACTCCGCCCTCCGCGGGGCGTACGACGTCACGCTCGAAGTCTTCAACCAGTTCGAGAAACAGTTCGGGCGCGCTTATGCGCCTGTCGAAGAGTACCGGTCTTCAGACGCGGAGATACTGATCAACATCGCGGGGTCTACCGCCGGCACGGCGCGGATGGCTGTCGACAAAATGCGCGACGAAGGCAAGAAAGTCGGCGTGATCCGGCCCCGACTCTGGAGGCCTTACCCGCTTTCCGACATGCGCGACGCCGTAAAGGGCGCGAAGGCCGTGGCCGTTGTGGACAGGGCGTTGTCACCCGGCGGCGGTCCAGGCGGTCCAATTGCCAGCGAGTTGCGCGCGTGTCTCTACCCGCTTGCCGAAAAGCCGGCGGTAATCAGTTTCATAGCGGGCCTGGGCGGTCGCGACATAACCGTCGAGGATTTTTGCGCAATCGTCGAGGAGACAGAAATGTCGCTCGAGAGCGGCCGCGTCGATGAGTACAAGATGATCGGGGTGAGAGAGTAG
- a CDS encoding pyruvate ferredoxin oxidoreductase (catalyzes the formation of acetyl-CoA from pyruvate and coenzyme A) — MAQDGNVNFIPRLLPPRELFAEGHRACQGCGEALALRQIMKVAGPNTIVCSATGCMEIITSPYPESAWRVPWIHVAFENAAAVASGVEAGIKILKKKGRYADGKVNVLAIGGDGGTADIGLQALSGALERGHDFTYICTDNEAYMNTGIQRSSATPWGASTTTSPKGKESIGQITQKKNLPMIVAAHDIPYLATACPSYPLDLMDKTRKALATEGPTYLHVLSPCPTGWRHAIDMAVEMGRLAVQTGVFPLYEIENGRLKMNMLMEKRAPVIDYLKPQGRFRHLKADQVEKIQQGVDKYYASLTYRARCDHNA; from the coding sequence ATGGCACAGGACGGCAACGTCAATTTCATCCCCCGATTGCTTCCGCCGCGCGAGCTGTTCGCCGAAGGACACCGCGCGTGTCAGGGGTGTGGCGAGGCCCTCGCGCTCAGGCAGATAATGAAGGTCGCCGGGCCCAACACCATCGTGTGCAGCGCGACGGGATGCATGGAGATCATTACAAGCCCGTATCCCGAGAGCGCCTGGCGGGTTCCCTGGATTCATGTGGCGTTCGAGAACGCGGCCGCTGTCGCATCAGGGGTTGAAGCGGGCATCAAGATCCTCAAGAAGAAAGGCCGTTACGCTGACGGAAAAGTCAACGTGCTGGCTATCGGCGGCGATGGCGGCACGGCCGACATCGGTCTGCAGGCTCTGTCAGGCGCCCTCGAGCGTGGACATGACTTTACATACATCTGCACCGACAACGAAGCGTACATGAATACAGGCATCCAGCGCTCATCGGCGACGCCGTGGGGCGCGAGCACGACGACCAGCCCGAAGGGCAAGGAATCGATAGGGCAGATTACGCAGAAAAAGAATCTGCCGATGATAGTCGCGGCGCACGACATCCCCTACCTCGCGACGGCATGCCCCTCCTACCCGCTCGATCTCATGGACAAGACGCGCAAGGCGCTCGCGACCGAGGGCCCGACTTATTTGCACGTGCTCTCTCCATGCCCTACCGGATGGAGGCACGCGATTGACATGGCCGTGGAGATGGGACGTCTGGCCGTACAGACAGGAGTCTTTCCACTCTACGAGATAGAGAACGGCCGCCTCAAGATGAACATGCTGATGGAAAAACGCGCGCCCGTCATCGATTATCTGAAACCACAAGGACGCTTCCGCCACCTGAAGGCGGATCAGGTAGAAAAGATACAACAGGGAGTCGACAAGTACTACGCGTCGCTGACATATCGCGCCAGGTGCGACCATAACGCATAA
- a CDS encoding heterodisulfide reductase, giving the protein MADSGSVLVIGGGIGGIQAALDLAESGYRACLLESGPAIGGVMAMLDKTFPTNDCSMCILSPKLVEAGQHPNIDIISCADLDKIEGKPGEFKVTYTQKARYVNAELCTGCGACSEACVLAGRIADEFNAGLSKRGACFVPFAQAVPRIALIDPQKCLRFTKGKCKSPCVEACAAGAIDFDMKEESVTLDVGAVIVASGAAPRAIGDLRSYHPEHPNVVSSVEIERIMCASGPSGGRVVKPSDGEPAKKIAFVQCAGSRDEKYNPYCSSVCCTYAVKEATVIKEHDPGIDCHIFHIDMRTFGKGFEQFRARAENEYGVRFTRFKIPAVEVAGPNALVIRYQDNGGAWQKEEFDMVVLSVGLNPEPVEALRAAGVDFDRHGFIASKQTAPINSSAAGIFACGSSAGPKDIPETVAQASGAAAKAGALLATSRGAGVSRKEYPREIELNGSEPRVGVFVCSCGKNIGGVVDVAATTEYAGGLPGVVYAESNMYTCSGESCDRIKAAIADHNLNRVVVAACTPRTHEPLFRETIREAGLNRYLFDLANIRDQCSWVHSGEPEKATVKAKDLVRMSVARARLLEPLSQTPVKVTPAALVIGGGPAGMAAALELGGAGYRTYLVEARDKVGGATNDLPRNAKIEKIDNILADFDAMAFELEKNENIETLTGAKLVGFSGYIGNFSAIVESGGQRRALEVGAVIVATGAGEHTPTSYLYGKSGRVMLQSEYQKSITGGIKPKSVVMIQCVESREPERPYCSRVCCTNALNNALITKFANPETEVYILYRDIMAYGLAEVNLYRLAREMGVKFIRFDVDAKPGVSESKDGLIVKVKTPDLPVEVDIPADLLVLSAPVVAEESNRELGEMMKAPTDENGFFLEAHVKLRPVDFATAGIFVAGMCHYPKLLDEAISQGAAAAGRAATILSKEFVMGEGAVALVEPRFCRGCGECEEACEFSAVTVKETKDGRLVAEVNEALCVGCGTCAVACWSNAITMRNFTDQQIEAMIEAMRPETPAAKKKQKV; this is encoded by the coding sequence ATGGCTGATAGTGGTTCCGTCCTCGTTATCGGGGGAGGAATAGGAGGAATACAAGCGGCGCTCGACCTCGCCGAGTCAGGCTACCGCGCCTGCCTGCTCGAGAGCGGCCCCGCCATCGGCGGCGTCATGGCGATGCTCGATAAGACGTTCCCGACAAACGATTGCTCGATGTGCATACTCTCCCCAAAGCTCGTGGAAGCGGGCCAGCACCCGAACATCGACATTATCTCCTGCGCGGATCTCGACAAGATCGAGGGCAAGCCCGGGGAGTTCAAGGTTACCTACACGCAAAAAGCGCGCTACGTCAACGCGGAATTGTGCACGGGATGCGGCGCCTGTAGCGAGGCGTGCGTTCTCGCCGGCCGCATCGCTGACGAGTTCAACGCGGGATTGTCAAAACGCGGCGCGTGTTTCGTGCCGTTCGCGCAAGCGGTTCCGCGGATCGCGCTGATAGATCCACAGAAGTGCCTTCGGTTCACGAAGGGCAAGTGCAAGAGCCCGTGCGTCGAGGCGTGCGCGGCGGGCGCCATCGATTTCGACATGAAGGAAGAGAGCGTGACGCTGGACGTGGGCGCGGTGATCGTGGCGTCAGGCGCGGCGCCGCGCGCGATAGGAGACCTCCGCTCGTACCACCCGGAGCACCCGAACGTGGTCTCGTCTGTCGAGATCGAGCGGATCATGTGCGCGAGCGGCCCCTCGGGGGGTCGCGTGGTGAAGCCGTCCGACGGCGAGCCCGCGAAGAAAATCGCGTTCGTCCAGTGCGCCGGCTCACGCGATGAGAAATACAACCCGTACTGCTCGAGCGTCTGCTGCACCTACGCCGTCAAGGAAGCGACCGTCATCAAGGAGCACGACCCCGGCATCGACTGCCACATTTTTCATATAGATATGCGCACCTTTGGCAAAGGTTTCGAGCAGTTCCGCGCGCGGGCCGAAAACGAGTACGGGGTCAGGTTCACCCGCTTCAAGATACCGGCCGTCGAAGTGGCCGGGCCAAACGCGCTCGTTATTCGTTATCAGGACAACGGCGGCGCATGGCAAAAAGAAGAGTTCGACATGGTCGTGCTCTCGGTAGGACTGAATCCCGAACCGGTCGAAGCGCTTCGCGCGGCGGGCGTCGATTTTGACAGACACGGCTTTATCGCCTCGAAGCAAACCGCCCCGATAAACAGTTCAGCCGCGGGCATTTTCGCGTGCGGATCGTCGGCCGGCCCGAAAGACATCCCCGAGACCGTCGCGCAGGCGTCGGGCGCCGCCGCGAAGGCTGGCGCGCTGCTGGCAACCTCGCGCGGCGCCGGGGTCTCCCGCAAGGAGTACCCGAGAGAGATCGAGCTCAACGGGAGCGAGCCCCGCGTCGGTGTTTTCGTCTGCTCATGCGGGAAGAACATCGGTGGAGTGGTGGATGTCGCGGCCACGACCGAGTACGCCGGAGGGCTTCCCGGCGTCGTGTACGCGGAGAGCAACATGTATACGTGCTCGGGGGAGTCCTGTGACAGAATCAAGGCCGCCATCGCCGACCACAACCTCAACCGCGTGGTCGTTGCGGCGTGCACTCCACGAACGCACGAGCCCCTCTTCCGCGAGACCATCCGCGAAGCGGGTCTGAACCGCTACCTCTTCGACCTCGCCAACATCCGCGACCAGTGCTCGTGGGTTCACTCGGGCGAACCTGAGAAAGCTACCGTGAAAGCAAAGGATCTCGTCCGCATGTCTGTGGCGCGCGCGAGGCTGCTCGAGCCCCTTTCGCAGACGCCGGTCAAGGTCACGCCCGCCGCTCTGGTCATCGGAGGCGGCCCGGCGGGCATGGCAGCCGCGCTGGAGCTGGGGGGCGCCGGATATAGAACCTATCTCGTCGAGGCGCGCGACAAAGTCGGTGGAGCGACGAACGACCTTCCAAGGAATGCGAAGATCGAGAAGATCGATAATATCCTGGCCGATTTTGACGCCATGGCGTTCGAACTCGAGAAGAATGAGAACATCGAAACGCTGACCGGCGCGAAGCTGGTTGGTTTCTCGGGATACATAGGAAATTTCAGCGCGATAGTTGAGAGCGGCGGGCAACGCCGCGCGCTCGAGGTCGGCGCGGTCATCGTGGCGACCGGCGCGGGTGAGCATACCCCGACGTCTTATCTCTATGGAAAGAGCGGCCGTGTGATGCTTCAATCCGAGTACCAGAAGAGCATCACCGGAGGAATCAAGCCGAAGTCAGTCGTGATGATCCAATGCGTTGAGTCCCGCGAACCCGAGCGTCCGTACTGCAGCCGCGTTTGCTGCACAAACGCGCTCAACAACGCGCTCATCACAAAATTCGCGAACCCCGAGACCGAGGTCTATATTCTCTACCGCGACATCATGGCTTACGGCCTGGCGGAAGTGAACCTCTACAGGCTGGCGCGCGAGATGGGCGTCAAGTTCATCCGATTCGATGTGGACGCGAAGCCCGGGGTGAGCGAGTCGAAGGACGGCCTGATTGTGAAGGTCAAGACGCCCGACCTCCCTGTCGAGGTCGATATCCCGGCCGACCTGCTGGTGCTCTCCGCCCCGGTCGTCGCCGAGGAATCAAACCGCGAGCTTGGCGAGATGATGAAGGCGCCAACCGACGAGAACGGTTTCTTCCTCGAGGCACACGTCAAGTTGCGCCCCGTTGACTTCGCCACCGCTGGCATCTTCGTCGCGGGAATGTGTCACTATCCGAAGCTCCTGGACGAAGCGATAAGCCAGGGGGCGGCCGCGGCCGGGCGCGCGGCGACGATCCTCTCCAAAGAGTTTGTGATGGGCGAAGGCGCGGTCGCGTTAGTCGAGCCTCGCTTCTGTCGCGGATGCGGCGAGTGCGAGGAGGCTTGCGAATTCAGCGCGGTCACGGTCAAAGAGACGAAAGATGGCAGGCTCGTCGCTGAGGTCAACGAGGCGCTCTGTGTCGGTTGCGGCACGTGCGCGGTCGCCTGCTGGAGCAACGCGATAACGATGAGAAATTTCACCGACCAACAGATAGAAGCAATGATCGAAGCCATGCGGCCAGAAACGCCGGCTGCAAAGAAAAAACAAAAGGTCTAA